The proteins below come from a single Staphylococcus sp. MI 10-1553 genomic window:
- a CDS encoding helix-turn-helix domain-containing protein — protein MENLYTLQFLYINRYKFLQGWSDYDERVLFSLIRYIIKGSGEFVINGERYYVQSGDILCIPQNAKLISKANASGIEFVSIRFRADIHKYGTFQTLLMVDLPTHIRFKEALTIRECRDLFLKMNILFSQNDVGQKYKLLGELYYLIGTLKSYIKSEEAIPYLYESAQQINNKDQRIIQAIEYMKNNLSTPYKISAMAKMVDLSESQFRLLFKNFTGKTPQTYIYEYKMNIAAELLLKSNLKINEIALQLGYEDANYFTRQFKQVYGLSPRAYRNYRN, from the coding sequence ATGGAGAATTTGTATACACTTCAGTTTCTATATATCAATCGGTATAAGTTTCTACAAGGATGGAGTGACTATGATGAACGCGTCTTATTTTCACTTATTCGTTATATTATTAAAGGTTCAGGTGAATTTGTGATTAATGGTGAACGTTATTATGTACAGTCGGGTGATATTTTATGTATACCACAAAACGCGAAGTTAATAAGTAAAGCGAATGCATCAGGCATTGAGTTTGTAAGTATAAGGTTTCGAGCTGATATACATAAGTATGGAACGTTCCAAACATTGTTAATGGTAGATCTTCCGACACATATTCGTTTTAAGGAAGCACTTACTATTAGAGAGTGTCGAGATTTATTCTTGAAAATGAATATTTTATTTTCTCAAAATGATGTTGGACAGAAATATAAGCTACTTGGTGAACTGTACTATTTAATTGGTACGTTAAAATCGTATATAAAAAGTGAAGAAGCAATTCCCTATTTATATGAAAGCGCGCAACAAATTAATAATAAAGATCAAAGAATTATTCAAGCAATAGAATATATGAAAAACAATTTAAGTACACCTTATAAGATTTCAGCTATGGCTAAGATGGTTGATTTGAGTGAGTCACAATTTAGGCTCCTATTTAAAAATTTCACAGGTAAAACGCCACAAACTTATATTTATGAGTACAAAATGAATATAGCAGCAGAATTGTTATTGAAGTCAAATTTAAAAATAAATGAAATTGCACTTCAACTTGGTTATGAAGATGCAAATTATTTTACGAGACAATTTAAACAAGTATACGGTCTTTCACCAAGAGCATATAGGAATTATAGAAACTAG
- a CDS encoding MFS transporter, with product MKEVHKLLFGRVLTNIGDSIILISLTWYVVVTYHNTLYLGIIGVIVGVIDVFMFFLGPILDRYNIKKILCISTLAQVFIVVLMSLYFLLDHHHLLILYVLLSMSTLFSSVIYPAESVLIPQLSTHEHQVIIKYFDTIWRVHWWYFTSFFWYDKYQFYFSKCGEFSDFAFLCNG from the coding sequence ATGAAAGAAGTTCACAAGTTACTTTTTGGACGAGTGCTAACAAATATTGGAGATAGTATCATACTCATCTCATTAACGTGGTATGTTGTTGTTACTTATCATAACACGTTATACTTGGGCATCATTGGTGTCATCGTAGGGGTTATTGATGTATTCATGTTCTTTTTAGGGCCCATTTTAGATAGGTACAATATTAAAAAAATCTTATGTATCAGTACACTTGCACAAGTTTTTATAGTGGTGCTGATGTCTTTGTATTTTTTATTAGATCATCACCATTTGCTTATTTTGTACGTATTGTTAAGTATGTCTACACTATTTTCGTCTGTGATTTATCCTGCAGAGAGTGTGCTTATTCCCCAATTGTCTACTCATGAGCATCAAGTGATTATTAAGTATTTTGATACCATTTGGCGCGTTCACTGGTGGTATTTTACCTCATTTTTTTGGTACGATAAATATCAATTTTATTTTAGTAAGTGTGGCGAGTTTAGTGATTTCGCTTTTTTATGTAACGGATAA
- the rpsR gene encoding 30S ribosomal protein S18, with amino-acid sequence MAGGPRRGGRRRKKVCYFTANGITHIDYKDTELLKRFISERGKILPRRVTGTSAKYQRMLTTAIKRARHMALLPFVKDEA; translated from the coding sequence ATGGCAGGTGGACCAAGAAGAGGCGGTCGTCGTCGTAAAAAAGTTTGTTATTTCACAGCAAACGGTATTACACACATCGACTACAAAGATACTGAGTTATTAAAACGTTTTATCTCAGAACGCGGTAAAATTTTACCACGTCGTGTAACAGGAACTTCAGCTAAATATCAACGTATGTTGACTACAGCGATTAAACGTGCACGTCATATGGCATTATTACCATTCGTTAAAGACGAAGCGTAA
- the ssb gene encoding single-stranded DNA-binding protein has translation MLNRVVLVGRLTKDPEYRTTPSGVSVATFTLAVNRTFTNAQGEREADFINCVVFRKQAENVSNFLFKGSLAGVDGRLQSRSYENQEGRRVFVTEVVCDSVQFLEPKSQNQRHANQNQGNQFDSYGQGFGGQQQGQNSSYQNNHHQPANDNPFANANGPIDISDDDLPF, from the coding sequence ATGCTTAATAGAGTCGTATTAGTAGGTCGCTTAACTAAAGATCCAGAATACAGAACGACACCCTCAGGCGTAAGTGTAGCGACATTTACCTTAGCGGTTAATCGTACATTTACGAATGCGCAAGGGGAACGTGAAGCAGACTTCATTAACTGTGTTGTTTTCCGTAAACAAGCAGAAAATGTAAGTAACTTCTTATTCAAAGGAAGTCTCGCTGGCGTTGACGGTCGCTTACAATCACGCAGTTACGAAAACCAAGAAGGCCGACGTGTATTCGTCACTGAAGTGGTATGTGATAGTGTTCAATTTCTTGAGCCAAAATCACAAAACCAACGTCACGCGAACCAAAACCAAGGTAATCAATTCGATAGCTACGGCCAAGGATTCGGTGGACAACAACAAGGTCAAAATTCGTCTTATCAAAACAATCATCATCAACCAGCTAATGATAATCCATTTGCGAATGCGAACGGACCTATCGATATTAGCGATGATGATTTACCATTCTAA
- the rpsF gene encoding 30S ribosomal protein S6 — MRTYEVMYIVRPNIEEEARKAVVERFNGILASEGSEVLETKDWGKRRLAYEIEDFKDGYYNIVRIQSENNKATDEFQRLAKINDDIIRYIVVREDENK; from the coding sequence ATGAGAACATATGAAGTAATGTACATCGTGCGTCCAAACATTGAAGAAGAAGCACGTAAAGCAGTAGTTGAACGTTTTAACGGAATTTTAGCTTCTGAAGGTTCTGAGGTGTTAGAAACTAAGGACTGGGGTAAACGTCGCTTAGCTTATGAAATTGAAGACTTCAAAGATGGTTACTACAACATCGTACGTATCCAGTCTGAAAACAACAAAGCTACTGACGAATTCCAACGTTTAGCTAAAATCAATGACGATATCATTCGTTACATCGTTGTCCGTGAAGACGAAAACAAGTAA
- a CDS encoding ABC transporter permease subunit has product MKHVFTIVYKDALDIRSDRGVFVSVFIVPFIFSLVLPLALVIGDISFSVVDYIGGARMFIDQLPDQVLPKSIDRNQGMVYAILMYFFIPFFILIPVFVSSMLATTSFTGEKEHKTIEGLLYTPITNKELMLGKILVSGIPSILLTWIAVLIYGIIVNVYGVKVLGEMIFPNFSWLMVTFLIAPLITFLSISLVVAVSQRVNTSKSAQSISMILVLPIIGFIISQANGVFLFGPMISIILVVVLIVVDIIVYLAISKRFNSDKLLTK; this is encoded by the coding sequence ATGAAACATGTCTTCACAATTGTTTACAAAGACGCTCTAGACATTAGAAGTGATCGCGGTGTTTTTGTGTCGGTATTTATTGTTCCATTTATTTTCAGCTTGGTGTTGCCGTTAGCGCTAGTTATTGGTGATATCAGTTTTAGTGTCGTCGATTATATTGGTGGTGCACGTATGTTCATTGACCAGTTGCCTGACCAAGTGTTGCCGAAATCCATCGACCGTAATCAAGGGATGGTTTACGCAATCTTGATGTATTTCTTTATTCCATTTTTCATCCTAATACCGGTATTTGTGTCCAGTATGTTAGCAACAACAAGCTTTACGGGTGAAAAAGAGCATAAAACGATTGAAGGACTCCTCTATACGCCGATTACGAATAAAGAATTGATGCTCGGTAAGATTTTAGTTTCAGGCATTCCGTCGATTTTGCTCACTTGGATTGCAGTATTGATTTATGGCATTATCGTTAATGTTTACGGCGTCAAAGTGTTAGGTGAGATGATTTTTCCGAATTTTAGCTGGCTCATGGTTACTTTCCTCATTGCGCCGTTAATTACGTTTTTATCCATTTCACTCGTCGTCGCTGTGTCGCAAAGGGTGAACACAAGCAAATCAGCACAATCCATTTCAATGATTTTAGTATTACCGATTATTGGCTTTATCATTTCTCAAGCAAACGGCGTATTTTTGTTTGGTCCTATGATTTCAATCATCCTCGTCGTTGTTTTGATTGTAGTCGATATCATCGTTTATTTAGCTATTTCGAAACGATTTAATTCAGACAAACTGTTAACAAAATAG
- a CDS encoding ABC transporter ATP-binding protein: MLVRVNQLQKTLNGKNVINDISFTLKPGTINAILGPNGVGKTTTVRLLTGLLQPTHGEIEVFGVKTTDPHFERVRKQMGVQNDGNLYENLTVYENLKIWARFYDVPKAAIDDRIDALLTYFELTERKKSKVGTLSKGLKQKVAIMRALIHHPKLLILDEPTSGLDPSASESLNTYLQQQVREEQMTVFMCTHHLQGLEQIADHIFMMNQGRFIVSGRAEDLLREAWPQVEFDIHVNDVTRALALLENEQAFVAKENSDKEGYLRVKVEAYENISQVIKLFTEHQLDVYTVTEVQHTIKELYFKKMDVVQRD, translated from the coding sequence ATGTTAGTTCGTGTGAACCAACTACAAAAGACGCTAAATGGTAAAAATGTGATTAATGATATTTCTTTTACTTTGAAGCCGGGAACGATTAATGCGATTTTGGGGCCGAATGGAGTAGGGAAAACGACGACAGTTCGGTTATTGACAGGTTTACTTCAACCGACACATGGTGAAATTGAAGTGTTTGGCGTAAAGACGACAGACCCCCATTTTGAACGTGTGCGTAAACAAATGGGTGTGCAAAATGATGGGAATTTGTATGAAAATCTAACAGTATATGAAAATTTAAAAATATGGGCGCGTTTTTACGATGTGCCAAAAGCAGCGATTGACGACAGAATTGATGCGTTATTAACTTATTTTGAGCTAACTGAGCGTAAAAAAAGTAAAGTTGGGACATTGAGTAAAGGCTTGAAACAAAAAGTAGCGATTATGCGAGCGCTCATTCACCATCCAAAACTATTAATTTTAGATGAACCGACGTCTGGTTTGGATCCATCAGCTTCTGAATCGCTGAACACATATTTACAACAGCAAGTACGTGAGGAACAAATGACGGTATTTATGTGTACGCACCATTTACAAGGATTAGAACAAATTGCTGACCATATTTTTATGATGAATCAAGGCCGTTTTATCGTTTCGGGACGTGCAGAAGATTTGTTACGTGAAGCGTGGCCACAAGTTGAATTTGATATTCATGTGAATGATGTGACTCGTGCATTGGCTTTATTGGAAAATGAGCAGGCATTTGTTGCCAAAGAAAATAGTGACAAAGAAGGGTATCTCCGTGTGAAAGTGGAGGCTTATGAAAATATTTCCCAGGTGATTAAGCTGTTTACAGAACACCAACTAGATGTGTATACGGTCACTGAAGTTCAACATACGATTAAAGAATTATATTTCAAGAAGATGGATGTGGTGCAACGTGATTAA
- the ychF gene encoding redox-regulated ATPase YchF, producing the protein MALTAGIVGLPNVGKSTLFNAITKAGALAANYPFATIDPNVGIVEVPDTRLTQLEAIVNPKRTVPTTFEFTDIAGIVKGASKGEGLGNKFLSHIREVDAICQVVRAFDDENVTHVAGRVNPIEDIEVINMELVLADLESVEKRLPRLEKMAKQKDKTAVNEVRILTRIKETLENGQPVRSLEFNDEDQKYVNQAQLLTSKSMLYIANVGEDEINDAENDKVKAIREYAAQEDSEVIVISAKIEEEIATLDDEDKAMFLEELGIEEPGLNRLIRKTYDLLGLATYFTAGVQEVRAWTFKEGMTAPQCAGIIHTDFERGFIRAEVTSYEDFVAHNGEQGAKEAGKMRLEGKDYVMQDGDVVHFRFNV; encoded by the coding sequence ATGGCTTTAACAGCTGGTATTGTCGGCTTACCTAACGTCGGAAAATCAACTTTATTTAACGCAATTACAAAAGCAGGTGCACTTGCTGCAAACTATCCTTTCGCAACGATTGATCCAAACGTCGGAATCGTTGAGGTACCTGATACACGTTTAACACAATTAGAAGCAATCGTAAATCCGAAAAGAACTGTACCAACAACGTTTGAATTTACAGATATTGCCGGTATCGTGAAAGGTGCTTCAAAAGGAGAAGGTCTCGGTAACAAATTTTTATCACACATTCGTGAAGTTGACGCGATTTGCCAAGTTGTGCGTGCATTCGACGATGAAAATGTCACACACGTTGCAGGGCGCGTGAACCCGATTGAAGATATTGAAGTCATCAACATGGAGTTAGTATTAGCGGATTTAGAATCTGTCGAAAAACGTTTGCCACGTCTAGAGAAAATGGCAAAACAAAAAGACAAAACAGCCGTGAATGAAGTGCGCATTTTAACAAGAATTAAAGAAACACTTGAAAATGGGCAACCTGTCCGTAGTTTAGAGTTTAATGATGAAGATCAAAAATATGTGAATCAAGCGCAATTGTTAACTTCAAAATCAATGTTATATATCGCGAACGTCGGTGAAGATGAAATTAATGACGCAGAAAACGATAAAGTGAAAGCAATTCGTGAGTATGCTGCACAAGAAGATTCAGAAGTCATCGTCATTAGTGCAAAAATCGAGGAAGAGATTGCGACATTAGACGATGAAGATAAGGCGATGTTTTTGGAAGAATTAGGTATTGAAGAGCCTGGTTTGAACCGCTTAATCCGCAAAACATATGATTTATTAGGATTGGCGACGTACTTTACAGCAGGTGTACAAGAAGTGCGTGCTTGGACGTTTAAGGAAGGTATGACGGCGCCACAATGTGCGGGTATCATTCATACAGACTTTGAACGTGGTTTCATTCGTGCTGAAGTGACGAGCTATGAAGATTTCGTTGCACATAACGGTGAACAAGGCGCGAAAGAAGCGGGTAAAATGCGTTTAGAAGGTAAGGATTATGTAATGCAAGATGGAGATGTCGTGCATTTCCGTTTTAATGTGTAG
- a CDS encoding DUF951 domain-containing protein yields MASNYELNDIVEMKKQHACGTNRFKIIRMGADIRIKCENCQRSIMLPRQTFNKKIKKVLEKASSNEKENETWL; encoded by the coding sequence GTGGCTTCAAATTACGAATTAAATGATATAGTAGAGATGAAGAAGCAACACGCATGTGGAACAAATCGCTTTAAAATCATTCGTATGGGCGCGGACATCCGTATCAAATGTGAAAATTGTCAGCGCAGTATTATGTTACCACGTCAAACATTCAACAAAAAAATAAAAAAAGTACTCGAAAAAGCGAGTTCAAATGAGAAGGAGAATGAAACATGGCTTTAA
- a CDS encoding mechanosensitive ion channel family protein, which translates to MNQLEAVLKSMVQPLLDPETYSNLLTKLIIVLLYVLVAFIVVRILNKVITQFFKVNNRSAKTNRAKRSKTLITLVQNVVGYIVWFITLTTVLSKFGISVESILAGAGVVGLAIGFGAQTLVKDVITGFFIIFENQFDVGDYVSIKNNSAPIAEGTVKSIGLRSTRILSFTGELSIIPNGTMSEVTNFSVTNGVSIIDIPVSIHEKIDDVEKKMNLFLKTIPKKYDIFIEPPEVLGVDKFNSYEVMIRVAGETLPGESFGGSRILRRELKEFLQSEGIEAPMPTLVQLYQEQQNKEA; encoded by the coding sequence ATGAATCAATTAGAAGCGGTATTAAAAAGTATGGTTCAACCGTTATTAGATCCAGAAACATATTCCAACCTTTTAACGAAACTGATTATCGTTTTATTATATGTGTTGGTGGCTTTTATCGTTGTACGTATTTTAAACAAAGTCATCACTCAATTTTTTAAAGTCAACAATCGTTCAGCTAAAACAAATCGTGCGAAAAGATCAAAAACATTAATTACACTCGTTCAAAATGTCGTCGGTTACATCGTATGGTTTATTACTTTGACAACCGTATTGAGCAAATTTGGCATTAGTGTTGAAAGTATTTTAGCAGGGGCCGGCGTCGTAGGTTTAGCGATTGGTTTTGGTGCACAAACACTCGTGAAAGACGTCATAACAGGATTTTTTATTATATTTGAAAATCAGTTCGATGTCGGGGACTATGTGAGCATTAAAAACAACAGTGCACCGATTGCGGAAGGGACAGTCAAATCGATTGGTCTACGTTCGACACGCATTTTATCATTTACAGGTGAACTCTCGATCATTCCAAACGGGACGATGAGCGAGGTGACCAACTTCTCAGTAACGAATGGTGTATCTATTATTGATATTCCAGTGTCAATTCATGAGAAAATTGACGACGTAGAGAAGAAAATGAACCTCTTCTTAAAAACGATTCCTAAAAAGTATGATATTTTTATCGAACCGCCTGAAGTGTTAGGTGTCGATAAATTCAACAGCTATGAAGTGATGATTCGTGTGGCGGGTGAAACGTTGCCGGGTGAAAGCTTTGGTGGCTCACGTATTTTACGCCGCGAGCTAAAAGAATTTCTACAGTCTGAAGGTATTGAAGCACCAATGCCGACACTTGTCCAGTTATATCAAGAACAACAAAACAAGGAAGCATAG
- a CDS encoding ParB/RepB/Spo0J family partition protein encodes MFSENLEEKEIACLSKSWRKACVSMVQTVKWNGKKFERLVRRVTEKWQSQQNDAEQVQRLALTEIRPNPYQPRKTFDVEKLTELAQSIAQHGVLQPIIVTQAIKGYHIVAGERRYRASLEAGLTHIPAIVKPFSDGEMRELAIIENLQREDLNALEEAESYQQLMQHLNLTQQEVAARLGKSRPYVANMLRLLKLPVKIRTLIREGQLSGGHGRTLLALKTPETMIQYAKLAIRESWSVRYLEQRVAEHTGSTQQAISRQQHTTKKPALIRQHEQQLKEQYGTSVEITTKKNVGEITFTFHSENDYRRLIQLLKNM; translated from the coding sequence GTGTTTTCTGAAAATTTAGAAGAGAAAGAAATTGCATGTCTGTCAAAATCATGGAGAAAAGCTTGTGTCTCAATGGTGCAAACAGTAAAATGGAATGGTAAAAAATTTGAAAGGTTGGTGAGAAGGGTGACCGAAAAATGGCAAAGTCAACAAAATGATGCCGAGCAAGTTCAACGACTGGCATTGACGGAAATTAGACCGAATCCGTACCAACCTCGCAAAACGTTTGATGTTGAAAAGTTAACAGAACTTGCGCAGTCGATTGCACAGCATGGTGTGTTGCAGCCCATCATCGTAACGCAAGCGATCAAAGGGTATCATATTGTAGCGGGTGAACGCCGTTATCGAGCAAGTCTTGAGGCAGGCTTAACGCACATTCCAGCTATCGTTAAACCATTTTCAGATGGTGAGATGCGGGAACTGGCAATTATTGAAAACTTGCAACGTGAAGATTTAAATGCTTTAGAAGAGGCAGAAAGTTATCAACAACTGATGCAACATTTGAATTTGACACAACAAGAGGTTGCAGCACGGTTAGGCAAATCAAGACCGTATGTAGCGAATATGTTGAGACTGCTCAAGTTACCTGTTAAGATTAGGACTTTAATACGAGAAGGCCAACTTTCAGGTGGACACGGACGCACACTACTCGCACTCAAAACACCGGAAACGATGATACAATATGCAAAGTTAGCCATCCGGGAGTCTTGGAGTGTGAGATATTTGGAACAACGCGTCGCTGAACATACAGGTAGCACGCAACAAGCGATATCACGTCAACAGCATACGACGAAAAAGCCTGCACTGATTCGCCAACATGAACAACAATTAAAAGAACAATATGGCACAAGTGTAGAAATTACGACGAAGAAAAATGTAGGCGAGATTACTTTTACATTCCACTCTGAAAATGACTATCGCAGGCTGATTCAATTGCTTAAAAACATGTAA